Proteins encoded together in one Bombiscardovia nodaiensis window:
- the prh gene encoding ribonuclease PH has protein sequence MVAIADMLSSGTVIRPDGRAVDELRPVRITRGWTQAPEGSVLIECGNTRVLCTASFTPTLPRWRKDSGLGWVTAEYAMLPRATSDRTARESVRGKVGGRTQEISRLIGRCLRGVVNMKALGENQVQIDCDVLQADGGTRTASVTGAYIALADALAWAEGKGHIKSAEKALTSQVSAVSVGIIDGKPMLDLPYVEDSRAMTDMNVAMTGTGDFIEIQGTAEHQPFNREELGTLLDLATKGNKELQALQRKALSSEMGHIVSSEQAKDKE, from the coding sequence ATGGTTGCAATTGCAGACATGCTGTCGTCTGGCACGGTTATTCGCCCGGACGGTAGGGCAGTGGACGAGCTGCGGCCGGTGCGTATTACGAGAGGCTGGACCCAGGCTCCCGAAGGCTCTGTGCTGATTGAATGCGGCAATACGCGCGTCTTGTGCACAGCCTCCTTTACCCCTACTCTGCCCCGCTGGCGCAAGGATTCCGGCCTGGGCTGGGTCACGGCCGAATACGCTATGCTGCCTAGGGCCACTTCCGACCGCACTGCGCGAGAGTCGGTGCGCGGCAAGGTGGGCGGGCGCACCCAGGAAATTTCCCGCCTGATTGGCCGCTGCCTGCGAGGTGTGGTCAATATGAAGGCCCTGGGCGAGAATCAGGTGCAGATTGACTGCGACGTGCTTCAGGCGGACGGGGGTACTCGCACAGCTTCGGTGACCGGCGCCTATATCGCTCTGGCCGACGCCCTGGCTTGGGCCGAGGGCAAGGGTCATATTAAGAGCGCTGAGAAGGCGCTCACCTCCCAAGTTTCCGCGGTGTCGGTCGGTATTATCGACGGCAAACCCATGCTGGACTTGCCATACGTAGAGGACAGCCGGGCCATGACCGACATGAATGTGGCCATGACTGGCACCGGCGATTTTATTGAGATTCAGGGCACGGCCGAGCACCAGCCCTTCAACCGCGAGGAGCTGGGCACCCTGCTCGACCTGGCCACCAAGGGCAACAAGGAGCTGCAAGCCCTCCAGCGCAAGGCTCTGAGCAGTGAGATGGGGCACATCGTCTCGTCTGAGCAGGCGAAGGACAAGGAATAA
- a CDS encoding glyceraldehyde 3-phosphate reductase: MFDYAKAYTPDPKRYEEMTYKRCCRSGLKLPAVSLGLWHNFGDLTPMDHMKQMLFTAFDHGITHFDLANNYGPEPGQAERNAGQILHRYFAHHRDELVISTKAGFEMWEGPYGDWGSRKYLLASLDQSLERLGLDYVDIFYHHRPDPNTPLEETMGALTRAVRSGKALYVGLSNYDGPTLEKASAILNDLHCPFIICQNRYSIFDRTIEENGLKDAAARLGKGIITFSPLAQGLLTDRYLNGIPADSRISTDNRFLDQSALTDHRLEQIRALNQLAGERSQSLAEMALAWILRDDAVTSVLAGASKPQQILDNIGALKNTHFSSEELQRIDQISLG; the protein is encoded by the coding sequence ATGTTTGACTATGCTAAAGCCTATACGCCCGACCCTAAGCGCTACGAGGAGATGACCTACAAGCGCTGCTGCCGCTCCGGGCTCAAGCTGCCAGCAGTGTCGCTAGGGCTCTGGCACAATTTCGGCGACCTGACACCCATGGATCACATGAAGCAGATGCTCTTCACCGCTTTTGACCACGGCATCACCCACTTTGACCTGGCCAACAACTACGGCCCCGAACCCGGCCAAGCCGAGCGCAACGCCGGGCAGATTCTCCACCGCTACTTTGCCCACCACCGCGACGAGCTGGTCATCTCCACCAAGGCGGGCTTTGAGATGTGGGAGGGGCCCTACGGCGACTGGGGTAGCCGCAAGTACCTGCTCGCCAGCCTGGACCAGAGCCTGGAGCGCCTGGGACTGGACTACGTGGACATCTTCTACCACCACCGTCCCGACCCCAACACGCCCTTGGAGGAGACCATGGGCGCGCTGACCCGGGCTGTTCGCTCCGGCAAGGCCCTGTACGTAGGCCTGTCCAACTACGACGGCCCCACGCTCGAAAAAGCCAGCGCAATATTGAACGACCTGCACTGCCCATTCATTATCTGCCAAAACCGCTACTCGATTTTTGACCGGACTATCGAGGAGAACGGGCTCAAAGACGCGGCCGCCCGCCTAGGCAAAGGCATCATCACCTTCAGCCCACTGGCACAAGGGCTCCTGACTGACCGCTACCTGAACGGCATCCCCGCCGACTCCCGCATTTCCACCGACAACCGCTTCCTGGACCAGAGCGCCCTGACAGACCATCGCCTGGAACAAATTCGCGCCCTCAACCAGCTGGCGGGCGAGCGCAGCCAGAGCTTGGCAGAGATGGCACTGGCTTGGATTCTGCGCGACGACGCCGTCACTTCCGTGCTCGCCGGGGCCTCCAAGCCCCAGCAGATTCTAGACAACATTGGCGCCCTGAAGAACACGCATTTTTCCAGCGAGGAGCTCCAGCGCATCGACCAGATATCGCTGGGCTGA
- a CDS encoding nicotinate phosphoribosyltransferase has translation MTINANEGRQDMSTALLTDMYEYTMLDAALQDGTADRRCVFEVYTRRLPAGRRYGVVAGTGRLMEAIRAFRPTQDDLRFLADRHIVSQPTLKWLESYRFSGSIRGYREGETFFPNSPILQVEGSFAECTLLETLILSILNYDSAVASAASRMVSAANGRPCMDMGARRANEWAAVSAARSAIVGGFTGTSNLQAAKFYDLPAIGTAAHCFTLLHDCERDAFVSQIQAFGKNTTLLTDTYSIEEAVKTAVEVAGPDLGGVRIDSGDLASLAQRVRNQLDALGARKAKITVTNDLDEYAIASLQNAPVDSYGVGTQLVTGSGAPTCSMVYKLVEREGSDGSMVPVAKRSPNKASVPGRKLAFRSYEYNLASAEHVISGSEGALNTFQAPDDWRDLLVSYMDRGEANPEFLGHDALMRARDHRAQSLAELPIGAMSLMNGEPVIPSLEQML, from the coding sequence ATGACCATCAATGCAAACGAAGGGCGGCAGGACATGTCTACGGCCCTGCTCACCGACATGTATGAGTACACTATGCTGGACGCGGCCCTGCAAGACGGCACCGCGGACCGCCGCTGCGTGTTCGAGGTCTACACCCGCCGCCTGCCCGCTGGCCGACGCTACGGGGTGGTGGCTGGAACCGGTCGGCTCATGGAAGCCATCAGAGCCTTCCGCCCAACCCAGGACGACCTGCGATTCCTGGCTGACCGCCACATCGTCAGCCAGCCCACGCTCAAGTGGCTGGAAAGCTATCGTTTTTCTGGCTCCATTCGCGGCTACCGGGAGGGCGAAACCTTCTTCCCCAACTCCCCTATTCTGCAAGTCGAGGGATCCTTCGCCGAGTGCACCTTGCTGGAGACGCTGATTCTCTCTATTCTGAACTATGATTCAGCTGTCGCTTCGGCCGCCTCCCGCATGGTTTCCGCCGCCAACGGCCGACCTTGCATGGACATGGGTGCCCGCCGGGCCAACGAGTGGGCTGCCGTCTCTGCCGCACGATCGGCCATAGTAGGCGGCTTCACCGGCACCTCCAACCTGCAAGCAGCAAAATTCTACGACCTACCCGCCATCGGCACCGCTGCCCACTGCTTTACCCTCTTGCACGACTGTGAGCGCGACGCTTTCGTCTCCCAAATCCAGGCTTTCGGCAAGAACACCACCCTCCTGACCGACACGTATTCCATTGAGGAAGCTGTAAAAACGGCTGTGGAAGTGGCCGGGCCGGACCTGGGCGGCGTGCGCATCGACTCCGGCGACTTGGCTTCCCTAGCCCAGAGGGTGCGCAACCAGCTGGATGCCTTGGGAGCCAGGAAAGCCAAGATTACGGTCACGAATGACTTAGACGAGTACGCCATCGCCTCCCTGCAGAACGCCCCGGTTGACTCTTACGGGGTCGGCACCCAGCTGGTCACCGGCTCCGGCGCCCCCACCTGCTCCATGGTCTACAAGCTGGTGGAACGCGAGGGCTCCGACGGGTCCATGGTGCCCGTAGCCAAGCGTTCCCCGAATAAGGCGAGCGTGCCCGGTCGCAAGCTAGCCTTCCGCTCCTACGAGTACAACCTGGCCTCAGCCGAGCATGTGATTTCTGGCTCCGAAGGTGCCTTGAACACCTTCCAGGCCCCCGACGACTGGCGGGACTTGCTGGTCTCCTACATGGACCGGGGGGAAGCGAACCCTGAGTTCCTGGGCCACGACGCCCTCATGCGCGCCCGCGACCACCGGGCTCAGTCCCTGGCCGAGCTGCCCATCGGCGCCATGAGCCTGATGAATGGCGAACCCGTCATACCCAGCCTGGAACAGATGCTCTGA
- a CDS encoding non-canonical purine NTP pyrophosphatase: MADQSRRIVVATHNEGKLGEIQAILTQSLRALGTDQAKRAEEFTLVSAGQLGLPDPVETGLTFEQNALIKAEDVTRRTGLPALADDSGLVVDVMGAAPGILSARWSGVHGDDQANVRLLLAQLHDLPVDKLGAQFVCAAALVLPADMVQEAVAEQGQPTEFIRTGRMMGHLVHEPRGEQGFGYDPIFVPDDQPQRATDAGLELTSAQLTPEEKNAISHRGKALKAIMPILVDALL; this comes from the coding sequence ATGGCAGACCAGAGCAGGCGCATCGTCGTAGCCACCCACAACGAGGGTAAATTAGGTGAAATTCAGGCTATTTTAACCCAGAGTCTGCGGGCTCTGGGTACTGATCAAGCCAAGCGGGCCGAGGAGTTTACCCTTGTCTCAGCCGGACAACTAGGCCTGCCCGACCCAGTGGAGACCGGGTTGACCTTCGAACAGAACGCCCTGATTAAGGCCGAAGACGTGACCCGGCGCACTGGCTTGCCTGCCCTGGCCGACGACTCTGGCCTGGTGGTGGACGTGATGGGCGCGGCTCCCGGCATTCTCTCGGCCCGGTGGTCGGGTGTGCATGGCGACGACCAGGCTAATGTGCGCCTACTGCTGGCGCAATTGCACGACCTGCCGGTGGACAAACTCGGCGCCCAGTTCGTCTGTGCGGCGGCCCTGGTGCTGCCTGCCGACATGGTGCAGGAGGCTGTGGCCGAGCAGGGGCAGCCCACTGAGTTCATCCGTACCGGTCGTATGATGGGCCATTTGGTGCATGAGCCTCGTGGGGAGCAGGGCTTTGGCTACGATCCTATTTTTGTGCCCGACGACCAGCCTCAGCGGGCCACAGATGCGGGCCTGGAGTTGACGTCGGCCCAGCTGACCCCCGAAGAGAAGAACGCTATTTCCCACCGGGGTAAGGCCTTGAAAGCTATCATGCCCATCCTGGTGGATGCTCTCTTATAG
- the fimA gene encoding collagen-binding protein, with protein MTIRSVMRTGAGLLATVATLVGVSLLGVSTASADTEVPNLDLKTTNATITINGSASAVQGHSFKAVRIGIYQSANVDVSGNGGKLTSISVGTDTAVKTMAENALNQIDPSAPAPAFVGNPVGEVASEWLGFKSQGTVGVPQGDITSNDANHAWAGNLREFVTKLAADAGFASLVTASTYSATGSGSSAVFQNLPQGLYVVVDTTASGGTSSNSIPILVGTAVGVTASFPGYTQFKGETSPTAPILGKVQMKNDEPTVSKKAIQNSNTGSSASIGGYVQYEITGTVPLTTGYQHYKYVLVDTPDAGLRFSRSNGHQVEVTSGPAGGTQTTINEQNGGTPGFIVDAHSDGSVNFNLSPVITALTPGDQISVKYYMQLTDDATGGVLKNNVKLEYSNDQLHQPSDDRGNGGSENSATAPVTQAENAYFYRFELGKHAKADSRDLAGASFSVKVKGTSAALKFHQVKDAQGVAIPGRFKLAADQTASGDDVLFVSDGSYAGTHPDQAVHEGHLLIDGLGAGEYTVSEINPPNTFSGMFKPSFDVTIKPTGVSNQPSLSNTGDAWDLVSAGSWTYTATDPVALFPASGVHVISVFNVSSLSQLPMTGGAGIILAVMVALVALALAGILFALKRWRDARQL; from the coding sequence ATGACCATACGCAGCGTTATGCGGACAGGCGCGGGCTTGCTGGCGACTGTCGCTACTCTAGTGGGGGTCTCCCTCTTGGGAGTTTCCACGGCTTCGGCAGACACGGAAGTGCCGAATTTGGATTTGAAAACCACCAATGCCACGATTACCATCAACGGCAGCGCGAGTGCCGTGCAGGGCCACAGTTTCAAGGCCGTGCGCATCGGTATTTACCAGAGCGCGAATGTGGACGTCTCGGGCAACGGCGGCAAGTTGACCTCTATATCGGTGGGCACCGATACCGCGGTCAAAACCATGGCTGAGAACGCGCTCAACCAGATTGACCCGTCGGCACCCGCGCCGGCGTTCGTGGGCAACCCGGTGGGCGAGGTGGCTTCCGAGTGGCTGGGCTTCAAGTCCCAGGGCACCGTCGGCGTGCCGCAGGGCGACATCACCTCCAACGATGCCAACCACGCTTGGGCAGGAAACTTGCGTGAGTTCGTGACCAAGCTAGCGGCGGATGCCGGCTTTGCTTCTCTCGTTACTGCCAGCACATACAGCGCCACCGGCTCGGGCAGTTCGGCAGTTTTCCAGAACCTGCCCCAGGGCCTGTATGTAGTCGTCGATACGACCGCTTCCGGCGGCACCAGCTCGAACTCAATCCCCATTCTCGTGGGCACGGCAGTGGGCGTGACGGCCAGCTTCCCGGGCTACACGCAGTTCAAAGGCGAGACTTCTCCCACGGCCCCGATTCTGGGCAAGGTGCAGATGAAGAACGACGAGCCGACCGTGAGCAAAAAGGCCATCCAGAACAGCAACACGGGCTCTTCCGCGTCCATCGGCGGCTATGTGCAGTATGAGATTACTGGCACAGTGCCCCTGACCACCGGCTACCAGCACTACAAATACGTACTGGTAGATACGCCGGATGCAGGTCTGCGGTTCTCACGGAGCAATGGCCACCAGGTGGAGGTCACTTCCGGTCCTGCTGGCGGCACGCAGACGACCATCAACGAGCAAAACGGTGGCACGCCTGGTTTTATTGTGGACGCCCACAGCGACGGGTCGGTCAATTTTAATCTTTCCCCGGTGATTACCGCGCTCACGCCTGGCGACCAAATTAGCGTCAAGTATTACATGCAGCTGACTGACGACGCTACCGGCGGTGTCTTGAAGAATAATGTCAAGTTGGAATATTCGAACGACCAGCTCCACCAGCCTAGCGATGACCGCGGCAACGGTGGTTCTGAGAATTCGGCCACAGCGCCCGTCACCCAGGCCGAGAACGCCTACTTCTACCGCTTCGAGCTGGGCAAGCACGCCAAGGCTGACAGCCGCGACCTGGCGGGAGCTAGCTTCTCGGTCAAGGTCAAGGGCACTTCGGCGGCCCTTAAATTCCACCAGGTGAAGGACGCACAGGGAGTGGCCATTCCGGGGCGCTTCAAGCTGGCTGCCGACCAAACTGCCAGTGGTGACGATGTGCTCTTCGTCTCCGACGGCTCATACGCGGGCACACACCCGGACCAGGCCGTACACGAGGGCCACTTGTTGATCGACGGCCTCGGGGCAGGGGAGTACACGGTTTCCGAGATTAACCCTCCGAACACCTTCTCTGGCATGTTCAAGCCCTCCTTCGATGTGACCATCAAGCCCACAGGCGTATCCAACCAGCCCAGCTTGAGCAATACGGGCGATGCCTGGGATTTGGTCTCCGCTGGCTCCTGGACCTACACGGCGACGGATCCGGTGGCGCTTTTCCCGGCTTCCGGCGTTCACGTAATCTCGGTCTTTAATGTCTCCTCCCTCTCTCAGCTGCCTATGACTGGCGGCGCGGGCATTATTTTGGCCGTCATGGTCGCTCTCGTGGCCCTCGCCCTGGCTGGTATCCTCTTTGCGCTTAAGCGTTGGCGCGATGCGAGGCAGCTCTGA
- a CDS encoding LysR family transcriptional regulator encodes MVFQRMTYFVAVVEEHNFLRAAERCQISQSAISQQIKALESKLGVALLRRVGRSFEVTEAGQYFYTQSKAILQSVDQLGQETARIASQSHSPLRVGYLQTFGSRELLQAIAAFSQRFPQVDLSISQGTHEQLYSQLTSGRIDLAFNDQRRALSGHFVNKYLTSSQLVALLPKRALPQAHEAVSIADLADLPCILVASEDQRQDEIDYYRDALGLGSRYLFAESSEEAELLVAANKGYLLLDERSQGQVSKQAGRALALTGGERKLARNYYAFWLQGNSGYYIEAFAQILKEQFAPDSSIETKSRSKAGNE; translated from the coding sequence ATGGTGTTTCAGCGCATGACTTACTTTGTTGCTGTGGTGGAAGAGCATAATTTTCTGCGGGCGGCTGAGCGTTGCCAGATTTCTCAGTCGGCTATTTCGCAGCAGATTAAAGCCTTGGAATCTAAGCTGGGAGTAGCGCTGCTGCGGCGGGTGGGGCGCAGTTTTGAGGTGACGGAAGCCGGGCAGTATTTTTACACTCAGAGCAAGGCCATTTTACAATCGGTGGATCAGCTGGGCCAAGAGACGGCCCGGATTGCCAGCCAGTCACACTCTCCCCTGCGCGTTGGCTACTTACAGACCTTCGGCTCGCGCGAGCTCCTGCAGGCAATTGCTGCCTTCTCCCAGCGCTTCCCGCAGGTTGACCTGAGTATCAGCCAGGGCACCCACGAACAGCTCTACTCCCAGCTCACTTCGGGCCGAATAGATCTCGCTTTTAACGACCAGCGGCGGGCGCTCTCCGGTCATTTTGTCAACAAATATCTGACCTCCAGCCAGTTGGTTGCTCTCCTGCCCAAGCGGGCGCTCCCACAGGCTCATGAGGCTGTCTCTATCGCCGATCTAGCTGACTTGCCCTGCATTCTGGTGGCCAGCGAGGACCAGCGCCAAGACGAAATTGACTACTACCGTGACGCTTTGGGCTTAGGCAGCCGCTACCTATTTGCCGAATCTTCCGAAGAGGCAGAGCTGCTAGTCGCCGCCAACAAGGGCTACCTCCTGCTCGACGAACGCAGCCAGGGGCAAGTCTCGAAGCAGGCAGGCCGGGCACTAGCACTGACGGGAGGCGAGCGCAAACTAGCGCGCAACTACTACGCCTTCTGGCTCCAAGGCAACTCCGGCTATTACATCGAAGCCTTCGCCCAAATCCTCAAGGAACAGTTCGCCCCGGATAGTTCAATAGAGACCAAAAGCCGAAGCAAAGCCGGAAATGAGTGA
- a CDS encoding carboxymuconolactone decarboxylase: MAITQFAHDFHERMFPGYQSDFLRTDPEFIERFDNFAFDEVIHQAELDDPTRFMVILAMLLGCQGVDEFTAMLPAALNFGLETVKIKEVVYQAVAYLGIGRVFPFLKATNQALEDAGISLPLEPQTTTNSDEASRLRSGIEAQVGIFGENMANFWQSGPQDSQHINRWLTSNCFGDYYTRKGLSAKERELITFCFLAAQGGAEPQLVSHAGANLRIGNDKDFLIAVISQGIPFIGYPRSLNALRCLRQAAQDAQGEQGEQGKQTDTESASNPTNK, from the coding sequence ATGGCTATTACCCAGTTCGCCCATGACTTTCATGAGCGAATGTTTCCGGGCTACCAGTCCGATTTTTTGCGCACCGACCCCGAGTTCATCGAGCGCTTCGACAACTTCGCATTCGACGAGGTCATCCATCAGGCTGAGCTCGACGACCCCACCCGGTTTATGGTTATTTTGGCCATGCTTTTAGGTTGCCAAGGCGTTGACGAGTTTACGGCCATGCTTCCCGCGGCCCTGAATTTCGGCCTAGAAACGGTCAAAATCAAGGAAGTAGTCTACCAAGCCGTTGCCTACCTGGGCATCGGTCGAGTCTTCCCCTTCCTCAAAGCCACCAATCAAGCTTTGGAAGATGCCGGAATCAGCCTGCCCTTAGAGCCGCAAACCACCACAAATTCGGATGAAGCAAGCCGTTTGCGCTCTGGCATTGAGGCGCAGGTGGGTATTTTCGGCGAGAACATGGCCAATTTTTGGCAGTCGGGCCCGCAGGACAGCCAGCACATCAACCGTTGGCTGACCAGCAACTGCTTCGGTGACTACTACACCCGCAAGGGACTGTCCGCCAAAGAACGCGAACTCATTACCTTCTGCTTCTTGGCCGCCCAGGGAGGGGCCGAGCCCCAACTCGTCTCGCACGCGGGGGCTAACTTGCGCATAGGCAACGACAAGGATTTCCTCATCGCTGTCATCTCGCAGGGCATCCCCTTCATTGGCTACCCGCGCAGTTTGAATGCTTTGCGTTGCTTGCGTCAAGCGGCTCAAGATGCGCAAGGGGAACAGGGCGAACAAGGCAAACAAACCGATACCGAATCCGCCAGTAATCCAACCAATAAGTAA